A window from Falco naumanni isolate bFalNau1 chromosome 3, bFalNau1.pat, whole genome shotgun sequence encodes these proteins:
- the UTP11 gene encoding probable U3 small nucleolar RNA-associated protein 11 isoform X1, which produces MSSAFRKAAKSGQRPHRERAQPAARRKLGLLEKKKDYRLRADDYHKKQNALRALHKKALDKNPDEFYFKMIRTELQDGVHKIKQPKDEVTPEQVKLMRTQDIKYVEMKRVAEAKKIERLKSELHLLDAEGKNPNQHVFFFDTKKEVQEFDIATHLDTVPELVDRVYNRPTIATLQKETLKGATDPAHLKKLAQQRKNQYDLLKQRIEREKAMFVIAQKIQTRKDLLDKTHKVKVKKETTNGPAIYKFKFQRKR; this is translated from the exons atgtCGTCCGCCTTCAGGAAAGCCGCCAAGTCGGGGCAGCGCCCGCACCGCGAGCGGGCACAG CCCGCCGCCCGGAGGAAGCTGGGCCTGCTAGAAAAGAAGAAGGACTACAGACTCCGCGCTGA TGACTATCACAAGAAGCAGAATGCCCTCAGAGCACTTCACAAGAAAGCTCTGGACAAGAATCCTGATGagttctattttaaaatgatacGTACAGAGCTCCAG GATGGAGttcataaaataaagcagccaAAGGATGAAGTGACCCCTGAACAGGTGAAATTGATGAGGACGCAGGATATTAAATATGTGGAAATGAAAAGAGTGGCAGAAGCCAAG AAAATCGAGCGGCTGAAGTCAGAGCTCCATCTCCTGGATGCCGAGGGGAAGAACCCCAACCAGCATGTGTTCTTTTTTGATACCAAAAAAGAAG ttCAGGAGTTTGATATTGCAACTCATCTGGATACCGTTCCAGAGCTCGTAGATAGAGTGTACAACCGACCGACCATTGCAACATTGCAGAAAGAAACGCTGAAGGGAGCTACTGATCCTGCCCACTTAAAG aaattAGCCCAGCAAAGGAAGAATCAGTATGACCTGCTGAAGCAGCGCATTGAAAGAGAAAAGGCCATGTTTGTTATTGCACAGAAAATCCAGACACGTAAAGATCTTTTG gACAAAACTCATAAAGTAAAGGTGAAGAAAGAGACAACAAATGGTCCAGCTATTTACAAATTCAAATTTCAGCGGAAACGTTAA
- the UTP11 gene encoding probable U3 small nucleolar RNA-associated protein 11 isoform X2: MSSAFRKAAKSGQRPHRERAQPAARRKLGLLEKKKDYRLRADDYHKKQNALRALHKKALDKNPDEFYFKMIRTELQDGVHKIKQPKDEVTPEQVKLMRTQDIKYVEMKRVAEAKKIERLKSELHLLDAEGKNPNQHVFFFDTKKEVQEFDIATHLDTVPELVDRVYNRPTIATLQKETLKGATDPAHLKKLAQQRKNQYDLLKQRIEREKAMFVIAQKIQTRKDLLDKDSPLKWCSQVFSKILLPSLKY, translated from the exons atgtCGTCCGCCTTCAGGAAAGCCGCCAAGTCGGGGCAGCGCCCGCACCGCGAGCGGGCACAG CCCGCCGCCCGGAGGAAGCTGGGCCTGCTAGAAAAGAAGAAGGACTACAGACTCCGCGCTGA TGACTATCACAAGAAGCAGAATGCCCTCAGAGCACTTCACAAGAAAGCTCTGGACAAGAATCCTGATGagttctattttaaaatgatacGTACAGAGCTCCAG GATGGAGttcataaaataaagcagccaAAGGATGAAGTGACCCCTGAACAGGTGAAATTGATGAGGACGCAGGATATTAAATATGTGGAAATGAAAAGAGTGGCAGAAGCCAAG AAAATCGAGCGGCTGAAGTCAGAGCTCCATCTCCTGGATGCCGAGGGGAAGAACCCCAACCAGCATGTGTTCTTTTTTGATACCAAAAAAGAAG ttCAGGAGTTTGATATTGCAACTCATCTGGATACCGTTCCAGAGCTCGTAGATAGAGTGTACAACCGACCGACCATTGCAACATTGCAGAAAGAAACGCTGAAGGGAGCTACTGATCCTGCCCACTTAAAG aaattAGCCCAGCAAAGGAAGAATCAGTATGACCTGCTGAAGCAGCGCATTGAAAGAGAAAAGGCCATGTTTGTTATTGCACAGAAAATCCAGACACGTAAAGATCTTTTG GACAAAGACTCACCTTTGAAGTGGTGCTCAcaagtattttctaaaatactgttGCCATCTCTCAAGTACTAA